Proteins encoded in a region of the Mucispirillum schaedleri ASF457 genome:
- a CDS encoding TIGR00366 family protein, translating into MFKKFTHACVTLVHKYLPDPFLFAVILTLVVFGITMPVTNQGPLEVVSHWGKGAWDLLGFSMQMALVLVLGQALAGAPLFKRLLSTLASVPKSPQQAIILVTIVGLIANWVNWGFGLVISAIFAKELAKKVKGVDYPLLIAAAYSTFVIWHAGLSGSVPLTVAGGGEAVTKATGGIITEAIPTSLTLFSSYNLIMLAIIFVCLPIIMAKMMPSKDEVIEIDPALLEDDEDDKPLIKSEHTPSEKLENSIIVTILISLIGVTWIIYYFYKGGGLGLNIINMIFLFAGIILHKKPINYVRAINHATKSAAGIILQFPFYAGIMGMMVGTSPEGVSLAGSISNAFVNIANADTFPILTFLSAGIVNVFVPSGGGQWAVQAPIMMPAAKELGVDYSVTAMAIAWGDAWTNMIQPFWALPALGIAGLGARDIMGYCIITLIFVGLVVCGGFFLLT; encoded by the coding sequence ATGTTTAAAAAATTTACGCATGCTTGTGTTACTTTAGTTCATAAGTATCTGCCAGACCCATTTTTGTTTGCAGTTATACTTACATTAGTGGTGTTTGGAATTACTATGCCTGTAACAAATCAAGGACCATTAGAAGTGGTTTCACACTGGGGTAAAGGTGCATGGGACCTTTTAGGATTTTCAATGCAGATGGCTCTTGTGCTGGTTTTGGGGCAGGCACTTGCAGGAGCACCTCTTTTTAAAAGGCTGCTTTCAACTCTTGCTTCCGTTCCAAAAAGTCCTCAGCAGGCAATTATTCTTGTTACAATCGTTGGTTTGATTGCAAACTGGGTAAACTGGGGTTTTGGATTAGTAATAAGTGCTATATTTGCAAAAGAGCTGGCAAAAAAAGTAAAAGGTGTTGATTATCCACTTTTAATAGCTGCTGCATACTCTACTTTTGTAATATGGCATGCTGGTTTAAGCGGTTCTGTGCCTTTAACTGTTGCAGGCGGTGGAGAAGCCGTAACAAAAGCAACAGGTGGAATAATAACAGAAGCTATTCCTACAAGTCTCACTTTATTTTCATCTTACAACCTTATTATGCTTGCAATTATATTTGTATGTCTGCCTATAATTATGGCTAAAATGATGCCGTCAAAAGATGAAGTTATAGAAATAGACCCTGCTCTTTTAGAAGATGATGAAGACGATAAACCGCTTATAAAATCAGAACATACTCCATCTGAAAAACTTGAAAACAGTATTATAGTAACAATCCTTATATCTCTTATAGGAGTTACATGGATTATTTATTACTTCTATAAAGGCGGTGGTTTAGGTTTAAATATTATCAATATGATATTTTTATTTGCAGGTATTATATTACATAAAAAACCTATCAATTATGTTCGTGCAATAAACCATGCAACAAAAAGTGCTGCTGGTATCATATTACAGTTCCCTTTTTATGCAGGTATTATGGGTATGATGGTAGGAACAAGCCCAGAGGGTGTTTCTCTGGCAGGCTCAATTTCTAACGCATTTGTAAACATTGCCAATGCAGATACTTTCCCTATACTCACATTTTTATCCGCAGGTATTGTAAATGTCTTTGTTCCATCAGGTGGTGGACAGTGGGCAGTGCAGGCTCCTATCATGATGCCTGCTGCTAAAGAGCTTGGGGTAGATTACTCTGTTACAGCTATGGCTATCGCATGGGGTGATGCATGGACAAATATGATACAGCCGTTTTGGGCACTGCCTGCATTAGGAATTGCTGGATTAGGTGCAAGGGATATTATGGGATACTGTATTATAACCCTTATCTTTGTAGGTTTGGTTGTATGCGGTGGTTTTTTCTTGTTAACTTAA
- a CDS encoding sigma-54-dependent transcriptional regulator yields the protein MSYKVLIADDEKNIVDLLQEIAIQLGLEVVTAFDGRQALNVFEEQMPDFVLMDISMPVMGGMQAMELMKQINAGCPIILITAFGTVDIAIEAIQNGAFEYIVKPSSLSEIREVIDKVTSYLTIIREQVLLPQNTKKLVGVSASMQNIFKTAAKIAKTDATVLITGESGNGKQIIAETIHKLSSRQGRFVQINCGSIPENLMESELFGFNKGAFSGAVTSKKGRFELSHKGSLFLDEIGELPKSMQSKLLHAIQERVITPIGAPDSIPLDLRIIAATNRNLDDMVNKGLFRLDLYHRLKVIHIHVPPLRERKDDIEPLINHFISMFAKKYNKPFHTIDKQVLQWFKNYSWPGNIRELKNLIERMILLDNSITYENIFAQNMHNSSQADGAYSLNMLIEQLLKEKDFTSIIKYFEKSVIEYTLLKYGGNRSQCSKHLGISRRNLLYKIKEYNIE from the coding sequence ATGTCATATAAAGTATTAATAGCAGATGATGAGAAAAATATTGTAGATTTGCTGCAGGAGATAGCCATTCAGCTTGGGCTTGAAGTAGTAACTGCATTTGACGGCAGGCAGGCTTTAAATGTATTTGAAGAACAGATGCCTGATTTTGTGCTTATGGATATTTCAATGCCTGTTATGGGTGGTATGCAGGCTATGGAGCTTATGAAGCAAATCAATGCAGGCTGTCCTATTATTTTGATTACAGCATTTGGCACAGTTGATATTGCAATAGAAGCCATACAAAATGGTGCTTTTGAGTATATAGTAAAGCCATCATCACTAAGTGAGATACGAGAAGTAATAGATAAAGTTACATCATATCTTACAATTATAAGAGAACAGGTCCTTCTTCCACAAAATACAAAAAAACTGGTGGGAGTAAGTGCTTCCATGCAGAATATTTTTAAAACTGCTGCAAAAATTGCTAAAACAGATGCAACAGTATTAATAACTGGTGAAAGCGGTAATGGCAAACAGATTATAGCTGAAACTATACATAAGTTAAGCAGCAGACAAGGAAGGTTTGTGCAAATAAACTGTGGCAGTATTCCAGAAAATTTAATGGAAAGCGAGTTATTTGGTTTCAATAAGGGTGCTTTTTCTGGTGCTGTTACTTCCAAAAAAGGCAGGTTTGAGCTTTCTCACAAAGGAAGTTTATTTTTAGATGAAATAGGTGAGCTGCCTAAAAGTATGCAGAGTAAACTTTTACACGCTATTCAAGAAAGAGTTATCACTCCAATAGGAGCCCCTGACAGTATTCCCCTTGATTTGAGAATTATAGCTGCAACAAATAGAAACCTTGATGATATGGTTAATAAAGGATTATTCCGTCTAGACCTTTATCACCGTTTAAAAGTTATACATATACATGTGCCGCCTTTAAGAGAACGCAAAGATGATATAGAGCCGCTTATAAATCATTTTATATCTATGTTTGCAAAAAAATATAATAAACCTTTTCATACTATTGATAAGCAGGTTTTACAGTGGTTTAAAAATTATTCATGGCCGGGAAATATTAGAGAGCTTAAAAACTTAATAGAAAGAATGATACTGCTGGATAACAGTATCACTTATGAGAATATTTTTGCACAGAATATGCATAATAGTTCACAGGCTGATGGAGCTTATTCACTTAATATGCTTATAGAACAGCTTTTAAAGGAAAAAGACTTTACATCAATTATTAAATATTTTGAGAAAAGTGTTATAGAATATACACTTTTAAAATATGGCGGCAATAGAAGCCAATGTTCTAAACATCTAGGTATATCAAGAAGAAATCTACTTTATAAAATAAAAGAATATAACATAGAATAA
- a CDS encoding ATP-binding protein, which yields MSKLLNIDAAIIVFFMLIFIPPVASGFVLSKYVSGRIVEEKTNKLYGIANTLDKLLTSDYDTILEKYNMQNASKEDKIKVLSKELSPVSDTVVSGFKDTGIGYYSKELDAIITYSPSEKMNWTIGMPISKNHNGREAMATKQWISYRGGELVWGNGIAVFFPIIRNNESIGYIWAVELDENINKELFPMYVNIAIAVSILIGIGIAVFSILLFKYNDKKYIRSLNDYIKCISSDNSIRLPQMQGIYGEINNTINLLSNQFIEQKEIETRMLKAENMLVGSFITLSIAHEIKNPLMSIKGFSDLIKESSSDNSIIKYTKIISDETERINKLIGNLLSVSKKNDVINEKHCINNLINESVSLLLPNFRRHNVSYTIKSSQDYYIICDSNRFKQIILNMLLNSLSAFNGRDNNKIEITLSDTAESGMLSVSIKDNGCGIPDYIMQDIFQPFWTTKSNSTGLGLFIVKSFIDSMGWQLHVSSLKDLWTCFTITMPYIKED from the coding sequence ATGAGTAAATTATTAAATATAGATGCAGCTATTATTGTGTTTTTTATGCTTATTTTTATTCCACCTGTTGCTTCTGGTTTCGTATTAAGCAAATATGTTTCAGGCAGGATAGTAGAGGAAAAGACAAATAAGCTTTATGGTATAGCTAATACACTTGATAAGTTATTAACTTCTGACTATGATACAATACTTGAAAAATATAATATGCAGAATGCTTCTAAAGAAGATAAAATTAAAGTATTATCAAAAGAGTTATCCCCTGTATCTGATACTGTTGTATCAGGATTTAAAGATACAGGCATAGGCTATTACAGTAAGGAACTTGATGCAATAATAACATATTCTCCATCTGAAAAAATGAACTGGACTATAGGTATGCCTATAAGCAAAAACCACAATGGGCGGGAAGCTATGGCAACTAAACAGTGGATTTCATACAGGGGGGGGGAGTTAGTATGGGGTAATGGAATAGCCGTCTTTTTTCCTATTATAAGAAATAATGAATCTATTGGCTATATATGGGCTGTGGAACTTGATGAGAATATAAATAAAGAATTATTCCCAATGTATGTAAATATTGCCATAGCTGTATCTATTCTCATAGGTATAGGTATTGCAGTTTTCAGTATATTACTATTCAAATATAATGATAAAAAGTATATAAGAAGCTTAAATGATTACATTAAATGTATATCATCAGATAACAGTATCCGACTGCCGCAGATGCAGGGAATATATGGCGAAATTAATAATACAATAAATTTACTTTCCAACCAGTTTATAGAGCAGAAAGAAATAGAAACAAGAATGTTAAAAGCAGAAAATATGCTTGTAGGCAGTTTCATTACTTTAAGCATAGCTCATGAAATAAAAAATCCGCTTATGTCTATAAAAGGTTTTTCAGACCTTATAAAAGAAAGCAGCAGCGACAATTCTATTATAAAATATACAAAAATCATTTCTGATGAAACTGAGCGAATTAATAAATTAATAGGAAATCTGCTTTCTGTATCCAAGAAAAATGATGTAATAAATGAAAAACACTGTATAAATAATTTAATTAACGAATCAGTTTCATTGCTTCTGCCTAATTTTCGCAGGCATAATGTAAGTTACACGATTAAAAGTAGTCAAGATTATTATATAATATGCGACAGTAATAGATTTAAGCAGATTATATTGAATATGCTTCTTAATTCACTATCAGCATTTAATGGCAGAGATAACAATAAAATAGAAATAACATTATCAGATACAGCAGAAAGTGGAATGCTTTCTGTGAGCATTAAAGATAACGGCTGCGGAATACCTGATTATATAATGCAGGATATATTTCAGCCTTTTTGGACAACAAAATCAAACAGCACAGGTCTTGGGCTTTTTATAGTAAAAAGTTTTATAGATTCTATGGGCTGGCAGCTGCATGTATCTTCATTAAAAGATTTATGGACATGTTTTACAATAACTATGCCATATATAAAGGAAGACTAA
- the pta gene encoding phosphate acetyltransferase, with product MDILQEFKNKAKNRYKHIVLPEGYDDRTIQAAVKICEEGIARLTVLGSEDEIKKELLNYGLKKEYIDSEKLTVINPLNSPYLQEWTDIYYQSRKEKGLTMEEASSSMKNNLFFGSMLVKQKICDGLVAGAANTTSDVLRAALRIIGVKKGLNTVSSYFIIVTKNEKFGKNGILLFADSAVNPNPDAPMLADIAESTAESCKKMMGVDAVVAMLSFSTKGSAKTAETEKVAQAVKILKERCPDIAVDGEMQLDAALVDEVGRRKAPESEVAGKANVLIFPNLDAGNIGYKLVERIAEATAIGPIIQGLNSPVNDLSRGCSVYDIVNVTAITAVQVE from the coding sequence ATGGATATACTGCAGGAATTTAAAAATAAAGCTAAAAACAGATATAAGCACATAGTTCTGCCAGAAGGTTATGATGATAGAACAATTCAAGCAGCAGTAAAAATATGTGAGGAGGGCATTGCCCGCCTCACTGTTTTAGGCAGTGAAGATGAAATTAAAAAAGAGCTTCTAAACTATGGTCTGAAAAAGGAATATATAGACAGCGAAAAATTAACTGTTATAAATCCTTTAAACTCCCCTTACCTGCAAGAATGGACAGATATATATTATCAATCCCGCAAGGAAAAAGGGCTTACTATGGAAGAAGCATCATCATCTATGAAAAATAATTTGTTTTTTGGCTCAATGCTTGTAAAACAAAAAATATGTGATGGACTTGTGGCAGGAGCAGCAAACACTACAAGCGATGTTCTTCGTGCGGCACTGCGGATAATAGGTGTAAAAAAAGGGCTTAATACTGTTTCTTCTTATTTCATTATAGTTACAAAAAATGAAAAGTTTGGAAAAAACGGCATTCTTTTATTTGCAGATAGTGCAGTTAACCCAAACCCTGATGCACCTATGCTTGCAGATATTGCAGAAAGCACCGCTGAAAGCTGTAAAAAGATGATGGGAGTAGATGCAGTAGTTGCTATGCTCTCATTTTCCACAAAAGGCAGTGCAAAAACAGCTGAAACAGAAAAAGTGGCACAAGCTGTTAAAATATTAAAAGAAAGATGTCCTGATATAGCAGTAGATGGAGAAATGCAGCTTGATGCGGCACTTGTAGATGAAGTAGGCAGGCGGAAAGCACCAGAAAGTGAAGTTGCAGGCAAAGCGAATGTTTTAATATTTCCTAATCTTGATGCAGGAAATATTGGATATAAATTAGTAGAAAGAATAGCTGAAGCAACAGCTATAGGTCCCATAATACAAGGGCTTAACAGTCCTGTAAATGATTTATCCCGTGGCTGTTCAGTTTACGATATAGTAAATGTAACGGCTATAACGGCAGTGCAGGTGGAATGA
- a CDS encoding 3-oxoacid CoA-transferase subunit B: protein MDAKTIIAKRVAKEIKDGDFINLGIGIPTMVVNYIPSDMKVVLHSENGFIGLGPTPEPDKADKDISNAGGQPASIVPGGMFFDSAFSFGLVRGGHLDATVLGALQVDSEGNLANWNIPGKMVPGMGGAMDLVVGAKKVILAMEHTAKGNPKILPKCTLPLTASECVDMIVTEMAVFKIENKKMTLIEHAENVTLEDIKAVTTAEYSVSPDLKVMEL, encoded by the coding sequence ATGGACGCAAAAACAATTATAGCAAAGAGAGTAGCAAAAGAAATAAAAGATGGCGATTTTATAAATTTAGGAATAGGCATTCCTACTATGGTAGTTAATTATATCCCATCTGATATGAAAGTTGTTCTTCATTCAGAAAACGGGTTTATAGGGTTAGGACCTACTCCAGAGCCAGATAAAGCAGATAAAGACATAAGCAATGCGGGTGGTCAGCCTGCTTCTATTGTTCCGGGTGGTATGTTTTTTGACAGTGCATTTTCATTTGGACTTGTAAGAGGCGGTCATCTTGATGCAACAGTGTTAGGTGCATTACAGGTTGACAGCGAAGGCAATCTTGCAAACTGGAATATTCCGGGCAAAATGGTTCCGGGTATGGGTGGTGCTATGGATTTAGTTGTAGGTGCCAAAAAAGTTATTTTAGCAATGGAACATACTGCAAAAGGAAATCCTAAAATACTTCCTAAATGCACATTGCCATTGACAGCTTCTGAATGTGTTGATATGATAGTTACAGAGATGGCTGTTTTTAAAATAGAAAACAAAAAAATGACGCTTATTGAGCATGCGGAAAATGTTACGCTGGAAGATATAAAAGCTGTTACTACGGCAGAATATTCTGTATCTCCTGATTTAAAAGTAATGGAGCTTTAA
- a CDS encoding acetyl-CoA C-acetyltransferase: MRDVYLVAACRTPIGNFNGGLAPLRAHELGSIAIKEALNRAGIKPEQVDEVIFGNVLQAGEKQGPARQASINAGIPVETPAYSINILCGSGLKSVILAAQSIMLGESDIIVAGGMESMTNAPYSLDKARSGYRMGHGTLNDTMISDGLTDAFNDYHMGITAENLAEKYSLSMEEQNQFALSSQHKAQKAIEEGRFNDEIVPVTIKTRKGDVVIDKDEFPRKDATIEGLSKLKPAFKKEGTVTAGNASGINDGAAAIVLASEEAVKKYGLKPVAKYVSSATAGVEPSIMGIGPVPAVKKALDKGGLKLSDIGLIEANEAFAAQSLSVGKELGFNAEILNVNGGAIALGHPIGASGARILTTLLYEMKRRNTDKGLATLCVGGGMGVALIVELVK, translated from the coding sequence ATGAGAGATGTATATTTAGTTGCGGCATGCCGCACTCCAATAGGTAATTTTAATGGTGGCTTAGCACCTTTGAGAGCACATGAATTAGGCTCTATTGCAATAAAAGAAGCATTAAACAGAGCAGGCATTAAACCTGAGCAGGTAGATGAAGTAATATTTGGCAATGTTTTACAGGCAGGTGAAAAACAAGGTCCTGCAAGGCAGGCATCTATTAATGCAGGTATTCCTGTTGAAACACCAGCTTATTCTATAAACATTTTATGCGGTTCAGGTCTGAAATCTGTTATTTTAGCAGCTCAAAGCATAATGCTTGGTGAAAGTGATATTATTGTGGCAGGTGGTATGGAAAGTATGACTAATGCTCCTTACAGCCTTGATAAAGCAAGAAGTGGCTACCGTATGGGACACGGCACATTAAATGATACTATGATAAGCGACGGCTTAACAGATGCTTTTAATGATTATCACATGGGTATTACTGCTGAAAATTTAGCTGAAAAATATAGTCTTTCTATGGAAGAACAAAATCAATTTGCTCTTTCAAGCCAGCATAAAGCCCAAAAAGCTATTGAAGAAGGCAGATTTAATGATGAAATAGTGCCAGTAACTATTAAAACGAGAAAAGGCGATGTTGTAATAGATAAAGATGAGTTTCCAAGAAAAGATGCTACTATTGAAGGGCTTTCAAAACTGAAACCAGCATTTAAAAAAGAAGGCACTGTAACAGCAGGCAATGCATCAGGCATAAATGACGGAGCTGCTGCAATAGTTTTAGCAAGCGAAGAAGCAGTTAAAAAATATGGTTTGAAACCTGTTGCAAAATATGTTTCTTCAGCAACAGCAGGGGTGGAGCCATCTATTATGGGTATAGGACCTGTGCCTGCAGTTAAAAAAGCATTAGATAAAGGTGGCTTGAAACTTTCAGATATAGGGCTTATAGAAGCAAATGAAGCTTTTGCTGCTCAGTCATTAAGTGTAGGAAAAGAGCTGGGATTTAATGCGGAAATATTAAATGTAAATGGTGGAGCAATCGCTTTGGGACACCCTATTGGTGCAAGCGGTGCCAGAATATTAACAACTCTGCTTTATGAAATGAAAAGAAGAAATACGGATAAAGGGCTTGCTACTTTATGTGTAGGCGGTGGCATGGGCGTTGCTCTTATAGTAGAGCTTGTAAAATAA
- a CDS encoding 3-oxoacid CoA-transferase subunit A: MKNKIISIEEAANMLKSGMTLMAGGFLGVGGPNKIMDVIAEKDIKDLTLIANDTAFIDTGIGKLVAKKMLKKVIASHIGTNKETGNQMNSGELEVELSPQGTLAERVRAGGYGLGGILTPTGIDTVVEEGKQIIESDGKKYILEKPLKAEIAYLKGAKADKDGNIFCAKSTKNFNALMAFAADVVVVEVEEIMESGNLDPEIITIPCVLVDYLVKA, from the coding sequence ATGAAAAATAAAATAATTTCAATAGAAGAAGCTGCAAATATGCTTAAAAGCGGTATGACTTTAATGGCTGGCGGTTTTCTTGGTGTGGGCGGTCCTAATAAGATTATGGATGTTATTGCAGAAAAAGATATAAAAGATTTAACTCTTATTGCAAATGATACTGCTTTTATAGATACAGGTATAGGCAAACTTGTTGCAAAGAAAATGCTTAAAAAAGTTATAGCATCCCATATAGGCACAAATAAAGAAACAGGAAACCAAATGAATTCAGGCGAGCTTGAAGTGGAGCTTTCGCCGCAAGGCACTTTGGCAGAGCGTGTAAGAGCAGGCGGATATGGACTTGGCGGCATTTTAACACCAACAGGGATAGATACCGTAGTTGAAGAAGGCAAACAGATTATTGAATCAGACGGTAAAAAATATATTCTTGAAAAGCCTTTAAAAGCAGAAATAGCATATCTTAAAGGTGCAAAAGCAGATAAAGACGGAAATATATTCTGTGCTAAATCAACTAAAAATTTCAATGCACTTATGGCATTTGCTGCTGATGTTGTAGTTGTGGAAGTAGAAGAAATCATGGAAAGTGGCAATTTAGACCCAGAAATAATAACAATACCTTGTGTATTGGTAGATTATTTAGTTAAAGCATAG
- the hemG gene encoding protoporphyrinogen oxidase encodes MKVGVIGGGISGVSLALKLGLLKEQGKDIDITLLEASNRLGGTIDSVHKEGYVIESGTNGFLDSKPFTLEVFEEAGLKSKLVRSNDNARIRYIQRYGALQRLPEGASAFLSSKLLSFGGKMRLAKEFFVPQKKDDSDETLAHFAERRLGREALDYLIGPMVSGVFAGDPDKMSLQSCFPVIYDLEKTYGGLIKGMFKKPKKKSGPAGPGGALTSYEGGMGEAVKDLARAAESKGVKIYTESPAEKVIKKDGRYIVTSSNKEYEFDVLAVCAPAYAGGRFLKELDSDLAETLLSIPYAPMFVAGLGFNSEDIEDDIHGFGYLIPKKENMRILGALFTSSMFPVQAPQGKKFLRIMAGGDTNHELMQKSEDELLKICLEDVTKVLGVKKEPYMVQCFKVMKAIPQYHTGHREKVAKIEEITSKLGNIYIGGNVLYGIGLNDCTKTSKLIAEKIAERL; translated from the coding sequence ATGAAAGTTGGGGTAATAGGTGGCGGTATTTCAGGTGTATCTCTTGCATTAAAACTTGGTTTATTAAAAGAGCAGGGAAAAGATATAGATATTACACTGCTGGAAGCATCAAATAGATTAGGCGGCACAATAGATTCTGTTCATAAAGAAGGTTATGTTATAGAATCTGGCACAAATGGATTTTTAGACAGCAAACCTTTTACATTAGAGGTATTTGAAGAAGCAGGCTTAAAAAGTAAACTTGTAAGAAGCAATGATAATGCAAGGATTAGATATATTCAAAGATATGGCGCTCTGCAAAGACTGCCTGAGGGTGCTTCTGCATTCCTTTCATCAAAACTTTTAAGTTTTGGCGGAAAAATGCGTTTAGCAAAAGAGTTTTTTGTTCCACAGAAAAAAGACGACAGCGATGAAACTCTGGCACATTTTGCTGAAAGAAGACTAGGCAGAGAAGCACTTGATTATTTAATAGGACCTATGGTATCAGGTGTATTTGCAGGCGACCCAGACAAAATGAGCTTACAATCATGTTTTCCAGTAATATATGATTTAGAGAAAACTTATGGCGGCTTAATAAAAGGTATGTTTAAAAAACCTAAGAAAAAAAGTGGTCCTGCAGGTCCCGGTGGAGCATTAACAAGCTATGAAGGCGGTATGGGGGAAGCTGTAAAAGATTTAGCCCGTGCTGCAGAAAGCAAAGGTGTAAAAATCTATACAGAAAGCCCTGCTGAAAAAGTTATTAAAAAAGATGGCAGATATATTGTAACAAGCAGCAATAAAGAATATGAGTTTGATGTGCTTGCCGTATGTGCTCCAGCTTATGCAGGCGGCAGATTTTTAAAAGAGTTAGATAGTGATTTGGCAGAAACCTTATTAAGTATTCCTTATGCACCAATGTTTGTGGCAGGTTTAGGTTTTAATAGTGAAGATATAGAAGATGATATACACGGCTTTGGTTATCTCATACCTAAAAAAGAAAATATGCGAATATTAGGTGCATTATTTACATCAAGTATGTTTCCTGTGCAGGCACCACAGGGTAAAAAGTTCCTGCGTATTATGGCAGGCGGCGATACAAACCATGAGCTTATGCAAAAAAGCGAAGATGAACTGCTTAAAATATGCTTAGAAGATGTAACAAAAGTATTAGGGGTAAAAAAAGAGCCTTATATGGTGCAGTGTTTTAAAGTAATGAAAGCAATACCACAATATCACACAGGTCATCGTGAGAAAGTTGCAAAAATAGAAGAAATCACTTCAAAATTAGGCAATATTTATATTGGCGGTAATGTGCTTTATGGTATAGGCTTAAATGACTGCACAAAAACAAGTAAGCTGATAGCTGAGAAAATAGCGGAGCGGTTATAA
- a CDS encoding poly-beta-1,6-N-acetyl-D-glucosamine N-deacetylase PgaB, protein MKKFAVLIFIFLSFSSAYSETVLSSESIYLINGAQVFVLDEKYKDNIDLFFKEAKSKGINTVFFRVFHNSKDRSHLNMPVTCESGVYFETKYACTVNNLLKDMVDYAHKNNIKLYAWMATRSLSFLKTAENMSMSLSAEGKDVTGYGANIFKKDVRDTLLNLFEDLAKYEIDGILFQDDFIIKYTEGSDKYAAALFKEETGIDVKKENFFKSIKEYNGRKVFSEYKDEFYVWAEWKSSQLALLFKELKEKAKTVNPKIKFAANVYYETPVDEAAAMAWYSQKLSTLKSAGADYFAVMGYFEQISSEQKLGRVETAAFIGSIAENAVKVMGNEKAVIMKLQSKSFLGKGMLSYDDYKLVCRQVKLAGNVSYTVVPVFASEDIYVCPK, encoded by the coding sequence ATGAAGAAATTTGCAGTATTAATATTTATATTTTTGTCTTTTAGTTCAGCTTATAGTGAAACTGTCCTTTCCAGTGAAAGTATATATTTAATCAATGGAGCACAGGTATTTGTTCTTGATGAAAAATACAAAGACAATATTGACTTATTTTTTAAGGAAGCAAAGTCAAAAGGCATTAATACTGTTTTTTTTAGAGTATTTCATAACAGCAAAGACAGAAGCCATTTGAATATGCCTGTAACATGTGAAAGTGGTGTATATTTTGAAACAAAGTATGCCTGCACAGTCAATAATCTATTAAAAGATATGGTAGATTATGCCCATAAAAATAATATTAAACTTTATGCATGGATGGCAACCCGTTCACTGTCCTTTTTAAAAACAGCAGAGAATATGAGTATGAGTTTAAGTGCAGAGGGCAAAGATGTTACAGGCTATGGTGCAAATATATTTAAGAAAGATGTGCGGGATACTCTGCTTAACCTGTTTGAAGATTTAGCAAAATATGAAATAGACGGAATACTTTTTCAGGATGATTTTATAATAAAATATACAGAAGGCAGTGATAAATATGCGGCTGCACTTTTTAAAGAAGAAACTGGGATAGATGTTAAAAAGGAAAATTTTTTTAAAAGCATAAAGGAATATAATGGCAGGAAAGTTTTTTCAGAATATAAAGATGAGTTTTATGTGTGGGCGGAATGGAAAAGCAGTCAGCTTGCCTTATTATTTAAAGAGTTAAAAGAGAAAGCAAAAACAGTAAATCCTAAAATAAAGTTTGCAGCAAATGTATATTATGAAACACCAGTAGATGAGGCGGCTGCTATGGCATGGTATTCTCAGAAACTATCTACCTTAAAATCAGCAGGTGCAGATTATTTTGCAGTTATGGGCTATTTTGAACAAATAAGCAGTGAGCAGAAACTAGGCAGGGTAGAGACTGCCGCATTTATTGGCAGTATTGCAGAAAATGCTGTAAAAGTTATGGGTAATGAAAAGGCAGTTATAATGAAGCTGCAGTCTAAATCATTTTTAGGTAAAGGTATGCTTTCTTATGATGATTATAAGCTGGTATGCAGGCAGGTAAAACTTGCTGGTAATGTAAGCTATACTGTTGTGCCAGTGTTTGCTTCTGAAGATATTTATGTATGTCCAAAGTAG